The Bacilli bacterium genome has a window encoding:
- a CDS encoding patatin-like phospholipase family protein — MKAHAVFEGGGVKAIALVGALQAAEERAIRLEKVAGTSSGAIIASLVAAGFTGEEMKDILLATSFTDFLQR; from the coding sequence ATGAAGGCGCACGCGGTGTTTGAAGGGGGTGGGGTTAAGGCCATCGCGCTGGTAGGCGCCTTGCAAGCTGCGGAGGAGCGGGCGATCCGACTGGAAAAAGTGGCGGGGACATCATCCGGGGCCATTATCGCTTCGCTCGTGGCCGCGGGATTTACCGGCGAAGAGATGAAGGACATTTTGCTTGCGACGTCGTTTACCGACTTTTTGCAACGGA